A single window of Gemmatimonadaceae bacterium DNA harbors:
- a CDS encoding NAD(P)(+) transhydrogenase (Re/Si-specific) subunit beta: MREYFIQGSYLAASISFILGLRMLTRPDKARRGMQLAAVGMLFAIVGTLLNETIVDYRWIVAGLILGTVIGYPMGTRVSMTAMPQRIALSLTLSAFAATLVGIAEYYTRMNAGLPPDRVTMTALGFEIMLGCITVGGTIVAAGKLQEWLPSKPLTYKGQNLLNGLVFAFILFLLVSVILDPTKQWAFYTMIGVALLLGIMLVLPIGGADMPVVVALLNSYSGLASCATGFAIGNVILIISGSLDGSSGFILSILMSKAMNRSFTNVLFGAFGSETAAVATKSAAGLSVRSIGVEDAAIQLAYAQLVIVIPGYGMAVAQAQHTVRELAELIEKRGGEVKFAVHPVAGRMPGHMNVLLAEANVPYDKLYDMDEINGEFDRADVALVIGANDVVNPAARTDKSSPIYGMPILNADHAKSVIVLKRGMSAGFAGIENELFYDKRTSMLFGDAKTSLTGLVGEIKNV; the protein is encoded by the coding sequence ATGCGCGAGTACTTCATTCAAGGCAGTTATCTCGCGGCGTCGATCTCGTTCATTCTCGGTCTTCGCATGCTCACGCGCCCGGACAAGGCGCGGCGCGGCATGCAGCTCGCCGCGGTCGGCATGCTGTTCGCGATCGTGGGCACGCTGCTCAATGAAACGATCGTCGACTATCGCTGGATCGTCGCCGGACTGATACTCGGCACCGTCATCGGCTACCCGATGGGTACGCGCGTGTCGATGACCGCGATGCCGCAGCGAATTGCGCTCTCGCTCACGCTGAGCGCGTTCGCGGCGACGCTCGTGGGCATCGCCGAGTACTACACGCGCATGAACGCGGGCCTGCCGCCCGATCGTGTCACGATGACGGCGCTCGGCTTCGAGATCATGCTCGGTTGCATCACCGTGGGCGGCACGATCGTCGCCGCGGGCAAGCTGCAGGAATGGCTGCCCTCCAAGCCGCTGACTTACAAAGGCCAGAATCTATTGAACGGCCTGGTGTTCGCGTTCATTCTGTTCCTGCTCGTATCGGTGATCCTGGATCCCACCAAGCAGTGGGCGTTCTACACGATGATCGGCGTCGCGCTGCTGTTGGGCATCATGCTGGTGCTGCCGATCGGCGGCGCCGACATGCCGGTCGTCGTCGCGCTGCTCAATTCGTACTCCGGCCTCGCATCGTGCGCGACCGGATTCGCGATTGGCAACGTCATCCTCATCATCAGCGGCTCGCTCGACGGCTCGTCGGGATTCATTCTGTCGATCCTGATGTCCAAGGCGATGAACCGCTCGTTCACGAACGTGCTCTTCGGCGCGTTCGGCAGCGAAACGGCGGCCGTAGCCACCAAGTCGGCGGCGGGGTTGTCGGTGCGCTCGATCGGCGTCGAGGACGCGGCGATTCAACTCGCCTATGCGCAACTCGTGATCGTGATCCCGGGCTACGGTATGGCGGTCGCGCAGGCGCAGCACACCGTGCGCGAGCTGGCCGAGTTGATCGAGAAGCGCGGCGGCGAGGTGAAGTTCGCGGTGCATCCCGTGGCGGGACGCATGCCGGGACACATGAACGTGCTGCTCGCCGAAGCGAACGTGCCCTACGACAAGTTGTACGACATGGACGAGATCAACGGCGAATTCGATCGCGCCGACGTGGCACTCGTGATCGGCGCGAACGACGTGGTGAATCCCGCGGCGCGCACGGACAAGTCGTCGCCGATCTACGGTATGCCGATTCTCAACGCCGATCACGCCAAGTCCGTGATCGTGCTCAAGCGCGGCATGTCGGCCGGGTTCGCGGGCATCGAGAACGAGCTGTTCTACGACAAGCGGACGTCGATGTTGTTTGGCGATGCGAAGACGTCGCTCACGGGGCTCGTGGGGGAGATCAAGAACGTTTAG
- a CDS encoding Re/Si-specific NAD(P)(+) transhydrogenase subunit alpha: MKISVPSEIAARELRVAITPDIVGRLIKQQKIDVVIQSGAGLRAGFRDDAYAAAGATVVQGAATLYRDATLIAKVQPPTPEEIAMIPEGATVISLMRPGQSADVVESMTQRKLTSLALELVPRITRAQSMDVLSSQSTVSGYKGVLIGAAALPKFLPMLTTAAGNISPAKCFVIGAGVAGLQAIATARRLGAVVSGFDVRPAAREQVLSLGATFVQSDVVSDTAQTAGGYAREQTEEEKARTLEAMANHIKDMDLVITTAAIPGRPAPKLITAAMVETMRAGSVIVDLAAETGGNCALSKPGETVVEHDVTIIAPLNVPSTVPFHASQMFSRNVFELCKELVKEDALQLDSTAEIVGAMMMTHNGQVLR, encoded by the coding sequence ATGAAAATCAGCGTACCATCGGAGATCGCCGCGCGGGAGCTGCGCGTCGCGATTACTCCCGACATCGTCGGCCGATTGATCAAGCAGCAAAAAATCGACGTCGTCATTCAGAGCGGGGCCGGCCTCAGGGCCGGTTTTCGCGACGATGCCTATGCCGCGGCCGGCGCCACGGTCGTTCAGGGCGCAGCAACGCTTTACCGCGACGCGACATTGATCGCGAAGGTCCAGCCGCCGACACCCGAGGAGATCGCGATGATCCCCGAGGGTGCGACGGTGATCTCGCTCATGCGGCCCGGCCAGAGCGCCGACGTCGTCGAGTCGATGACGCAGCGAAAGCTCACATCGCTTGCGTTGGAGCTGGTGCCGCGCATCACGCGCGCGCAGTCGATGGACGTCCTGTCATCGCAAAGCACCGTGTCGGGCTACAAGGGTGTGCTCATCGGCGCGGCGGCGCTGCCCAAGTTCCTGCCGATGCTCACGACGGCCGCCGGCAACATCTCGCCCGCCAAGTGCTTCGTGATCGGCGCCGGCGTTGCCGGATTGCAAGCGATTGCCACCGCGCGACGACTCGGCGCCGTCGTCTCGGGCTTCGACGTGCGCCCCGCTGCACGGGAGCAAGTGCTCAGCCTCGGCGCCACGTTCGTGCAGAGCGACGTCGTGAGCGACACGGCGCAGACGGCGGGCGGCTACGCGCGCGAACAGACCGAGGAAGAGAAAGCGAGGACGCTCGAGGCGATGGCGAACCACATCAAGGACATGGATCTCGTCATCACGACCGCGGCGATCCCGGGCAGACCGGCGCCCAAGCTGATCACCGCGGCAATGGTCGAGACCATGCGGGCGGGATCCGTGATCGTGGATCTCGCCGCGGAGACGGGCGGCAACTGCGCGTTGTCGAAGCCCGGCGAAACCGTGGTCGAGCACGATGTGACGATCATCGCGCCGCTCAACGTGCCCAGCACGGTGCCGTTTCACGCCAGCCAGATGTTCAGTCGCAATGTCTTCGAGCTGTGCAAGGAGCTGGTGAAGGAAGACGCGCTCCAGCTCGACTCGACCGCCGAGATCGTCGGCGCAATGATGATGACACACAACGGACAGGTGCTTCGATAA
- a CDS encoding ABC transporter permease: MHQPTWHNRAEAFGQDVKFAMRTLRKNPAFTLVAVLTLAIGIGMNSAIFSVVNGVLLKPLPFRDPERLVRVWQVYNSDGTPERGVVSAVNLDDWRARRRSITDMGGYFYAEGMSGTDLTGIGAPQRIDAAFITPGFWATLGVAPQLGRVPRDDEMVRGANDRLVVLSNDFWKREFGGDRAVVGRRVTLGGHSYEIVGVMPPTFRFPAPQVEMFIPFSTIPDDAIPRIRPVRTLNVVARLGPGQTVAQAYAEMNAITRGLAEQYPENKNLGAADVAPLRDSLVGKVRTTLLVLLGAVGFVLLITAVNLASLMLARATTREREIAIRSALGAERGRIVGQLFTESLVLALIGGVLGVIIAQVGGRLLVQLASGQLPRAEDVGLDARVLAFTFGLSIVTGIAFGLVPAIRASSPELQQSLREGTRGSTSAGGGLRNTLVVAEVALAMILVCGAGLMTRSFVKLLRIDLGFHPDHRVALNYSINTARHATGPDMRETYRQMLEKVRGVPGVIAAGAVRDLPFHGDGETVPLVPPGMSGVPADKRPSATMMFTSDGFFNAMGIPLIAGRDLSQQDRAGAPVVFVVNQAFAKKYLGGANPIGQMVSFGDSSHYAIVGVVGDVRQESVDETPTPRIYASVYQVFRVKTNLVVRTQGDPAAMIKRVEDAIRTVDPQQTFTSAFTMDEAIGVAVARPRLLTVLLGIFGAIGLVLGALGLYGVLSYLVNQRTREIGVRVALGAQSRDVLGMVVGRGLTLASVGVVVGLVGALILTRLMQGVLYGVTSSDPLTYTVVAVVLLVVASLASWVPALRAAHVDPLVALRAE; encoded by the coding sequence ATGCATCAACCGACGTGGCACAACCGAGCCGAGGCCTTCGGGCAGGATGTGAAGTTCGCGATGCGCACGCTGCGGAAGAACCCCGCATTCACGTTGGTCGCTGTATTGACGCTCGCGATCGGCATCGGCATGAACAGCGCGATCTTCAGCGTCGTGAACGGCGTCCTACTCAAGCCACTGCCATTCAGAGATCCCGAACGCCTGGTTCGCGTGTGGCAGGTGTACAACTCGGACGGTACGCCCGAGCGCGGCGTCGTGTCGGCCGTGAACCTCGACGATTGGCGCGCCCGCCGTCGATCCATTACCGACATGGGCGGCTACTTCTACGCCGAAGGCATGAGTGGCACCGATCTCACGGGCATCGGCGCGCCGCAGCGCATCGACGCCGCGTTCATCACGCCCGGCTTCTGGGCAACACTCGGCGTTGCGCCGCAACTCGGCCGCGTACCGCGCGACGACGAGATGGTGCGCGGCGCGAACGACCGCCTCGTGGTGCTCAGCAACGATTTCTGGAAGCGAGAGTTTGGCGGCGACCGCGCGGTCGTCGGGCGACGCGTTACACTCGGCGGCCATTCGTACGAGATCGTCGGCGTGATGCCGCCGACATTTCGTTTTCCCGCGCCGCAGGTCGAGATGTTCATTCCGTTCTCGACCATTCCCGACGACGCGATTCCACGCATACGTCCCGTGCGAACACTCAACGTCGTCGCGCGGCTCGGGCCTGGCCAAACCGTGGCTCAGGCGTACGCCGAAATGAACGCGATCACGCGCGGCTTGGCCGAGCAGTATCCCGAGAACAAGAATCTCGGCGCGGCGGACGTCGCTCCGCTGCGGGACTCGCTCGTCGGCAAAGTGCGCACGACGCTCCTCGTGCTGCTCGGCGCGGTCGGCTTCGTGCTGCTCATCACCGCGGTCAACCTCGCGAGCTTGATGCTCGCGCGCGCGACGACACGTGAGCGAGAGATCGCCATTCGCTCCGCACTCGGCGCCGAGCGCGGGCGAATCGTGGGGCAACTCTTCACCGAGAGCCTGGTCCTGGCGCTCATCGGCGGTGTGCTCGGCGTGATCATCGCGCAGGTTGGCGGAAGATTGCTCGTGCAACTCGCGTCGGGCCAGTTGCCGCGCGCCGAAGACGTCGGCCTCGATGCTCGCGTCCTTGCATTCACGTTTGGATTGTCGATCGTGACGGGTATCGCATTCGGTCTGGTGCCGGCGATTCGCGCGTCGTCACCGGAGCTTCAGCAATCGCTGCGCGAAGGTACGCGCGGCAGCACCAGCGCGGGCGGCGGGTTACGCAACACACTCGTCGTGGCCGAAGTGGCGCTTGCGATGATTCTCGTGTGCGGCGCGGGGCTGATGACGCGGAGTTTCGTCAAGCTGTTGCGGATCGATCTCGGATTTCATCCGGACCATCGCGTCGCGCTCAATTACAGCATCAACACCGCGCGGCACGCGACAGGACCTGACATGCGAGAGACATATCGGCAAATGCTCGAGAAGGTGCGCGGCGTTCCTGGTGTGATCGCCGCGGGCGCCGTTCGCGATTTGCCGTTTCACGGCGACGGCGAGACGGTCCCGCTCGTCCCGCCGGGGATGAGCGGCGTACCGGCCGACAAGCGTCCCTCGGCAACGATGATGTTCACGAGCGACGGCTTCTTCAACGCGATGGGCATTCCGCTCATCGCCGGACGCGATCTGTCGCAGCAGGATCGCGCGGGAGCGCCGGTGGTGTTCGTGGTGAATCAGGCGTTCGCGAAGAAGTATCTCGGCGGCGCGAATCCGATTGGGCAGATGGTCTCGTTCGGCGACTCGTCACACTATGCGATCGTCGGTGTCGTTGGCGACGTGCGGCAGGAATCCGTGGATGAGACACCGACACCGCGCATCTACGCGAGTGTGTATCAGGTCTTTCGTGTGAAGACCAATCTCGTCGTGCGCACGCAGGGCGATCCCGCGGCGATGATCAAGCGCGTCGAGGACGCCATTCGCACGGTCGATCCACAGCAGACGTTCACGAGCGCGTTCACGATGGACGAAGCAATTGGCGTCGCGGTCGCACGGCCACGACTGTTGACCGTGTTGCTGGGCATCTTCGGCGCGATCGGACTCGTGCTCGGCGCGCTCGGGTTGTACGGCGTGCTGTCGTATCTCGTGAATCAGCGGACGCGCGAGATTGGAGTGCGCGTGGCGCTCGGGGCGCAGTCTCGTGATGTGCTGGGGATGGTGGTTGGACGCGGACTGACGTTGGCCAGTGTTGGCGTGGTGGTGGGCCTTGTGGGCGCACTGATACTCACGCGCTTGATGCAGGGTGTGCTCTACGGCGTGACGTCATCGGACCCGCTGACTTACACGGTTGTCGCCGTTGTGCTGCTCGTAGTAGCGTCTCTCGCGAGTTGGGTTCCGGCACTGCGGGCGGCGCACGTAGATCCGCTCGTTGCGCTGAGAGCCGAGTAA
- a CDS encoding ABC transporter permease — translation MKRVFRLPGSRGRIEHELDDELHFHLEGRVEELMEREHLSRDEAEREARRRFGDYDTYRREARDIDERTQRGRNRMELFDTFRREIPHAARVLIRNPAFSLIAFITLAVGIGATTAIYTVLDAVALRPLAYRDADRLVSVLHPVTVPGNGESTWGLSAGGYFFFRSRNHSFENLGVYNTGDVIVADGNSDPAPARAAWATATLFPTLRAHAALGHLIDSTDDVPGAPPVVVLSNEYWQRHFGGDRSIIGRMFQIGLTSYQIVGVAEPGLSLPKPGAFGSTNDLASFGVDLWFPEQLHPNGPFYNSHPYSGIARLKPGATVESAQRDLVTLMREFPQRMPLAYKDGFIKRFNFRVSVKPLRDEMLGPTLARTLWVLFAAVGVVLLIACANVANLFLVRIESRRRESAIRTALGADRAHMAVHYLSESLLLSLAAGVAGILIARVALGALLAIAPTSVPRLATVHVDPASVLIALALSLTAGLVFGLIPIGRTTLDVSTLRDGARGATASPTQRTIRDALVVTQTALALVLLAAAGLMLRSFTNLRHVKSGLDPNGVLTFTTVLPRSQYDSLSKVEAFQREFYDRVAAIPGVKTVGTVTDLPLQDYGVGCTSVVAEGKSYAEDDKPPCVPTPYVGPGFFESMSIRVRGHAPQWSDFAGIYDRPTVAVVTQALANRLWPGEDPIGKGIAIGNARAGYYRVVGVAPELRAHGLDQPPSEIVFASRVGSSMTFTVKTTSANPNELLPAIRRVLADMNPRVPILDVRDMQSVVDRSTSRTSFIMTLLAIAGSLALLLSAVGIYGVISYLVAQRRSEIGVRMALGARVPQVAALVLGQSMRLAGLGVAIGLLAALAGTRALRSLLFDVSPTDPVVLLGTAAVLVTIAAIATLAPTRRAAKIDPVEAMRA, via the coding sequence ATGAAACGCGTCTTCCGGCTGCCCGGCTCCCGCGGGCGCATCGAGCACGAGCTCGACGACGAGCTGCACTTCCATCTCGAGGGCCGCGTCGAGGAGCTCATGGAGCGCGAGCACCTCTCTCGCGACGAAGCGGAACGCGAAGCCCGCCGCCGCTTCGGCGACTACGACACCTACCGCCGCGAAGCCCGCGACATCGACGAACGCACACAACGGGGACGAAATCGGATGGAGCTCTTCGACACGTTTCGCCGCGAGATTCCGCACGCCGCCCGCGTGCTCATTCGCAACCCGGCCTTCTCGCTCATCGCCTTCATCACGCTCGCCGTCGGCATCGGCGCGACGACCGCGATCTACACGGTACTCGACGCCGTCGCGCTGCGGCCGCTCGCCTATCGTGACGCCGATCGGCTCGTGTCCGTGCTGCATCCCGTCACCGTGCCCGGCAACGGTGAATCGACGTGGGGACTGTCGGCCGGCGGCTACTTCTTTTTCCGTTCTCGCAACCATTCGTTCGAGAACCTCGGCGTGTACAACACCGGCGACGTGATCGTTGCCGACGGCAATAGCGACCCCGCACCGGCACGTGCCGCCTGGGCCACCGCGACGTTGTTTCCAACGCTGCGCGCGCACGCCGCGCTCGGACACCTCATCGATTCCACCGACGACGTTCCCGGCGCCCCGCCGGTCGTCGTGCTCAGTAACGAATACTGGCAGCGTCACTTCGGCGGCGACCGCTCCATCATTGGCCGCATGTTCCAGATTGGACTCACGAGTTATCAAATCGTCGGCGTGGCCGAGCCGGGGCTGTCGCTGCCAAAGCCTGGCGCGTTTGGTTCGACCAACGATCTCGCGTCGTTCGGCGTCGATCTCTGGTTCCCCGAGCAGCTGCATCCGAACGGGCCATTTTACAATTCGCATCCCTACTCCGGCATCGCCCGGCTCAAGCCCGGCGCGACCGTCGAGTCGGCGCAGCGCGATCTCGTTACGCTCATGCGCGAATTTCCCCAGCGCATGCCGCTGGCGTACAAAGATGGGTTCATCAAGCGCTTCAACTTCCGCGTGAGTGTGAAGCCGCTGCGCGACGAGATGCTCGGTCCGACGCTCGCGCGCACGTTGTGGGTGCTGTTCGCCGCGGTGGGCGTCGTCCTGCTCATCGCGTGCGCCAACGTCGCCAATCTCTTTCTCGTTCGCATCGAGTCGCGCCGGCGCGAATCCGCGATCCGCACCGCGCTCGGCGCCGACCGCGCGCACATGGCCGTGCATTACCTGAGCGAGAGCTTGCTGTTGTCCCTTGCCGCCGGTGTCGCCGGAATTCTGATCGCACGCGTTGCCCTCGGTGCGCTGCTCGCTATCGCGCCAACGAGCGTTCCACGGCTTGCGACCGTGCACGTGGATCCGGCCTCCGTGCTCATCGCGCTCGCGTTGTCGCTGACTGCGGGTTTGGTCTTCGGTTTGATCCCGATCGGGCGTACGACCCTCGACGTCAGCACGCTGCGCGACGGTGCACGAGGCGCGACCGCGTCGCCGACGCAACGGACCATTCGCGACGCGCTCGTCGTCACGCAGACGGCACTGGCGCTCGTGCTACTCGCCGCGGCGGGCCTGATGCTGCGCAGCTTCACGAATCTGCGTCATGTGAAATCGGGCCTCGATCCCAACGGTGTGCTGACGTTCACCACCGTGCTTCCGCGATCGCAATACGACTCGCTCAGCAAGGTTGAGGCGTTTCAGCGCGAGTTCTACGACCGCGTGGCCGCGATACCGGGAGTGAAGACCGTCGGCACCGTCACCGATCTTCCGCTGCAAGACTACGGCGTGGGATGCACGAGCGTCGTGGCCGAGGGAAAATCGTATGCGGAAGACGACAAGCCGCCGTGCGTACCGACGCCGTACGTCGGCCCCGGCTTCTTCGAGTCGATGAGCATTCGCGTCCGCGGTCATGCGCCGCAGTGGAGCGACTTTGCCGGCATCTACGATCGACCCACCGTCGCGGTCGTAACGCAGGCGCTCGCGAATCGCCTGTGGCCGGGCGAAGATCCAATCGGCAAGGGGATCGCGATCGGCAACGCGCGTGCCGGCTACTATCGCGTGGTCGGCGTCGCGCCCGAGCTTCGCGCGCACGGCCTGGATCAGCCGCCGAGTGAGATCGTGTTCGCGTCGCGCGTCGGCTCGAGCATGACGTTCACCGTGAAGACGACGAGCGCGAACCCCAACGAGCTTTTGCCCGCGATTCGCCGCGTGCTGGCCGACATGAATCCGCGCGTCCCAATCCTGGATGTGCGCGACATGCAGTCGGTCGTGGACCGTTCGACGTCGCGCACGTCATTCATCATGACGCTGCTCGCGATCGCGGGTTCGCTCGCGTTGCTGCTGAGCGCGGTGGGGATTTACGGCGTCATCTCATATCTCGTCGCGCAACGGCGCTCCGAGATCGGCGTGCGCATGGCACTCGGCGCGCGTGTGCCACAGGTTGCCGCGCTCGTACTGGGCCAGTCGATGCGCCTCGCGGGATTGGGTGTCGCGATCGGGCTGCTCGCTGCACTCGCTGGAACGCGTGCGCTGCGATCGTTGCTGTTCGACGTCAGCCCCACGGATCCGGTCGTGCTCCTTGGAACGGCCGCAGTGCTGGTGACGATCGCCGCGATCGCGACACTGGCTCCGACGCGGCGGGCGGCGAAGATAGATCCGGTGGAGGCTATGAGGGCCTAA
- a CDS encoding NAD(P) transhydrogenase subunit alpha, producing the protein MSTHLLELYVFVLAAFTGYMVISRVPPLLHTPLMAATNAIAGISLVGSLIAAGAAANRVATILGFVAVVAATSNIVGGFIIVDRMLKMFKRDKN; encoded by the coding sequence ATGAGTACTCATCTCCTCGAGCTCTACGTCTTCGTGCTGGCCGCGTTCACGGGATACATGGTCATCTCGCGTGTGCCGCCCCTCTTGCATACGCCGCTGATGGCGGCGACGAACGCCATCGCCGGCATCTCACTCGTCGGCTCGCTGATCGCCGCGGGCGCCGCCGCCAATCGCGTCGCGACGATCCTCGGCTTCGTCGCCGTCGTCGCCGCGACGAGCAACATCGTCGGAGGATTCATCATCGTCGATCGAATGCTCAAGATGTTCAAGCGAGACAAGAACTGA
- the ada gene encoding bifunctional DNA-binding transcriptional regulator/O6-methylguanine-DNA methyltransferase Ada: MATMVAEREQDMVNPGMAWRAVQERNAEYDGRFVYAVRSTHVYCKPSCASRRPLRENVAFFDSPEDAERAGYRACLRCKPRSADDASATARGVEAARAYLDANPDRAVPLSELATLAALSASHLQRSFKRIVGVSPRQYSQAQRVARFKSRLRAGDTVSRATYEAGFGSSSRVYEKSNDVLGMTPASFRRGGAGVRIAYTIVDAPIGRVLVATTDRGVCAVEIGATNTDVERALRHDFPNATIERDDAAHATWVRAVLDRVRKPASRASHRVPLDVSGTAFQLKVWEALQQIPAGERRTYGEVAEAIGQPTASRAVARACATNRIAVVIPCHRVVRGSGELAGYKWGAERKARLLEEESG; encoded by the coding sequence ATGGCGACCATGGTGGCCGAGCGCGAGCAGGATATGGTGAATCCGGGAATGGCGTGGCGCGCAGTCCAGGAGCGCAACGCCGAGTATGACGGCCGTTTCGTGTATGCCGTTCGTTCGACGCACGTCTACTGTAAGCCGAGCTGCGCGTCGCGCCGGCCGCTGCGTGAGAACGTCGCGTTCTTCGATTCGCCCGAGGACGCCGAGCGAGCCGGATATCGTGCGTGTCTGCGCTGCAAGCCGCGATCGGCGGACGACGCGTCGGCAACGGCGCGCGGCGTCGAAGCGGCGCGCGCGTATCTGGATGCCAACCCCGATCGCGCCGTGCCGTTGAGCGAGCTGGCGACTCTGGCGGCGTTGAGCGCGTCCCATCTCCAGCGATCGTTCAAGCGCATCGTCGGCGTCTCGCCCAGGCAGTACAGCCAGGCCCAGCGCGTCGCGCGCTTCAAGTCGCGGCTCCGCGCCGGCGACACCGTGAGCCGCGCCACGTACGAAGCAGGCTTCGGGTCGAGCAGCCGGGTATATGAGAAATCTAATGACGTGCTGGGGATGACGCCCGCATCGTTCCGCCGCGGCGGCGCCGGGGTGCGGATCGCCTACACGATCGTCGACGCGCCCATCGGCCGCGTGCTCGTCGCGACGACGGACCGCGGCGTCTGCGCCGTCGAGATCGGCGCGACGAACACCGACGTCGAGCGCGCGCTGCGGCATGACTTTCCGAACGCGACGATCGAACGCGACGACGCCGCGCACGCGACGTGGGTCCGCGCCGTGCTCGATCGCGTGCGCAAACCCGCATCCCGCGCGTCGCACCGCGTTCCGCTCGACGTGAGCGGGACCGCGTTTCAGCTCAAAGTGTGGGAGGCGCTGCAACAGATTCCGGCCGGCGAGCGCCGCACGTACGGCGAAGTGGCCGAGGCAATCGGTCAGCCAACTGCGTCGCGAGCCGTCGCGCGCGCGTGCGCCACGAATCGCATCGCCGTCGTCATCCCTTGCCACCGTGTCGTGCGAGGTTCGGGCGAGCTCGCGGGCTACAAATGGGGCGCCGAGCGCAAGGCGCGCCTTCTCGAGGAGGAGAGCGGATGA
- a CDS encoding DUF3667 domain-containing protein, which produces MTVAEAIDTREFTTEVACPRCGVETDGKFCSNCGTRLSHARDLSVKHFLREALAAITDVDSALIASFRTLLTKPGRLSTEYLHGDRHRYLPPLRVFLLCNVVYFIFATQYQSTVLTAPLRLQVGEMVYHNMTWPVLEHRYHLAPLRPGAKRADVAKRIPPSLEARFDSATEELGKTILVVLIPVYALLFAAMFVGTRHYFVEHVVFATHYMSFFLLALPAAVLSVAGYAMILTRVTGHTVRPTIMFNAFQVLVALYVFMAQREFYRSRPVPALVRSVVAAATFIYAVVGFKLVLFFATLAWIG; this is translated from the coding sequence ATGACAGTCGCCGAAGCGATCGACACGAGGGAGTTCACGACCGAAGTCGCGTGTCCGCGGTGCGGCGTCGAGACGGACGGCAAGTTTTGCTCGAACTGCGGGACACGGCTCAGCCACGCGCGCGACCTGTCGGTCAAACATTTCTTGCGCGAGGCCCTGGCGGCGATCACCGATGTCGACTCGGCCCTCATCGCCTCGTTTCGAACGCTGTTGACCAAGCCCGGCCGACTGTCGACCGAGTACCTCCACGGCGACCGCCACCGCTATCTGCCGCCGTTGCGCGTATTCCTGCTCTGCAACGTGGTGTACTTCATCTTCGCCACCCAGTATCAGTCGACGGTGCTCACCGCGCCCTTGAGACTGCAGGTCGGCGAAATGGTGTACCACAACATGACGTGGCCGGTGCTCGAACACCGTTATCATCTGGCGCCGTTGCGGCCAGGCGCCAAACGTGCCGACGTCGCGAAACGCATTCCCCCCAGCCTCGAAGCGCGTTTCGACTCGGCCACCGAAGAGCTCGGGAAGACGATTCTCGTGGTCCTCATTCCCGTCTACGCGCTGCTCTTTGCGGCGATGTTCGTGGGAACGAGGCACTACTTCGTCGAGCATGTGGTGTTCGCGACGCACTACATGAGCTTCTTTCTTCTGGCGTTGCCGGCGGCGGTGCTGTCAGTCGCCGGCTACGCGATGATCCTCACGCGTGTCACCGGCCACACCGTTCGCCCGACGATCATGTTCAACGCGTTCCAGGTGCTCGTGGCGCTGTACGTGTTCATGGCGCAGCGGGAGTTTTACCGTTCGCGGCCAGTGCCGGCGCTGGTGCGAAGTGTCGTCGCCGCGGCGACGTTCATCTACGCGGTAGTCGGGTTCAAGCTGGTGTTGTTCTTCGCGACGCTGGCCTGGATCGGCTGA